From the Nodularia sphaerocarpa UHCC 0038 genome, the window TAAAGCCCCTTGGGAAATTTCTTTGATTGTTAAGGTGGTTGGCTTCTCTACTAGGGAACCGGGAGAGTTTAAAGCCTCTGGACTTGTAGGAGAGAGGTTTGGAGAGAGGTTTTCTAAATCCTGTGACAAGTCAGGCACAGAAGGATAAGCCGGGATAGTATTGATATCAATGAGAAAATTTTGTTTTAGCCAGTGTAAATCCGATGCGATCGCCTGGGGTTGAGCGTAGATATTGCCGTATAATTTAGCCATACAAGCCGTGATTTCAGCCACAGCACTGGTAAAATCAGGAACAGTCCCCAAAATATTTTCTAGCAGATGGGGATAAGTTGATTGTAAATTGCCGATACCCGGATAACGCAGAATCAAAGCCAGCAAAAACATTAACCGTTCAAAATCCCACAAACTGCTGTAAGAATGTAAAGTTATATGACGATTGCGGTTATCACGGTTGACAATAGTCCGGGGAAGCAGTGCGATTTGGCGAGGAACTTGGGAAAAATCGAACTTGGGCGAAGTTACATCAATAATGTTCACAGATGTAAAACCTTCACCAGCCACCGGGGGGAAATCTTGTAGAGAATTGTGCATATTCTCAATAACCAACTGTGGAACTTGGCGAGAACGTTTTTGGTTCCATAACAGGCAAATTTGCAGAGGTGTGTGCAAATACCACCCCATCCACACAGCAGAAGCAGCCTGAGAATTGAGCTTACGGAGTAATTCCATGCGCCAGACACGTTTGGCATTAGTAGCATCATAGATGACAGAATGACCCAGTGCGATCGCCTCCACAATATCAGAAATTACTTGTGCTTCAATTTCTCCCCAAACACCTTGAATAGAGACATCGCCATAAAGTCGTTCCCGAATAGCATCAGTAGAAACAACGCGATAATTTCCCAGTTGAGCTAATTGACTAGCGAAAGTAGATTTTCCGCAACCGGGGACACCTATGAGAAAATGACAAATCATTGAAAATCAAAGCCAAAAGTTTTTCTCCTTTAACTTTTAGCCCTTCTTTTCTTCCTGTCTATACTTTTCAAGCGAACGACAAAAACAATACCAAATTCCAAATATCAGGTGCATAAAACCTGTGGGGTTGCTTATATATAGCAACGGACAAGGTGCTTAGGACATGAAAAAATTCCCAAACCCATTCACAGCAAGCATTTGACTTTTGACTTTTGACTTTTGCTATATACCCCATAGAGCAGAAAACCTGTGGGGTGGGCATCTTGCCCGCCCTAGTATACCCCATTAAGCAGAAAACCTGTGGGGTGGGCATCTTGCCCGCCCTAGCATACCCCATAGAGTAGAAAACCTGTGGGGTGGGCATCTTGCCCTAATATACCTTCAATCACAAAAATTCGTCATTCGCGTGAAAAGGCATTTACATATTCAGAAAATCCCAGAAAATATAAAAATCAGCCCACAAATGCCAAACCCAAAATAATTAATCAGTAAAAACACACAAGCCAAAATCCCAAAATCAGAGTAGTTTATAAAACAGTGCATCTACAAAAACCAGGGAAATTGACCAAATATACCGCAATAACCTTTGCACCAGTGCAGGGATTTATCGAAAAATCGCGTAAACTGAGAGACTTATACGGCGCATCTCTTATCCTCTCCTATCTCAGTCAGCAACTAGTAAAAGCAGCTGCAAAAAGCACACAAGTAATTTCGCCAGCACTCGCCAGCGTCCAAAAAGGCACACCCAACCGCATCCTCATCAAAGGGGAATTTAGCGAAGAACAATTAAAACAAACCCTATCATCTACCTGGAACAGACTACTGCAAGAATGTCGCCAGTGGATAGAAGCCAAAGTACCTGATACATATCACTGGGAAAGAGAGTGGACACATTGGGGAAACCACACCTGGGAGATATTTTGGGGAAGCGGTGACAGCATCTTAGATGCAATGAAAGATTTAGAAACCCGGAAACTTTCCCGAAATTGGACAGCAGTTAATTGGATTGGTGAGAGTTCCAGCATAACAGGTACAGATGCGATCGCCTTTCCCGGTTTGGGTGCAGAAACCAGAAATCCCAATAATCGTAAATGGACAGACGAAAAAGCAGAAATTAAAACCTTTTATCATCGCCTCGCTTGCGTCTTAGAAAATCTCCCCCCAGATGGAAAACCAGAAGGTAAATTCTTTGCACTCAACGAAAAATTAAGTATTCCCGAATTAGTCAAACGTCTAGTTACCCTCCCAGAAATCGCCAACAGACTAGGAATGGAGAACCTAGTAGAAAGCTTCAGCGAAATTTACCGCCGACCAGAAATCAAACACCAACAAGGCGCAGGAAGATGGACAGGTTGGTTTATGGCTGATGGTGACAAAGTAGGAGAACACCTGCAAAGCCTTGCAAAAAAACCCAATGGCGACGAAGAAATTCACAAATTTAGCCAAGCCATGCGCGACTGGGGAAAAGACTTCAGCAAGGAATTTCCTCCAGACATAGGACGAGTTATTTATGCAGGTGGCGACGACTTTTTAGGCGTAATTTTCAGCGACAAAGACAAAGCACCCATCACACTCCAAGATGCATTTCAATGGTTAATTACCATACCCCAACAATGGCAACAACACAAACAAAACATTGGCTTAAGCCTCGGCTTAGTTTGGGCTGCTCATAGCGTACCCCAAAGAGACATATTACAACATTGTCGCCAAGCCGAAAAAGTCGCCAAAAATTCCGGCAGAGCGCGAGCTACAATCAGAATCGTCTTTAACAGTGGACAATATGTGCAGTGGACTTGTCCCTGGGATTATTTAGACATATTAACTAAATATCAAGACCGAGAAAAGCAAAAGAATTGGAGTCATATTTATCAAGACTTCGCTCAATTGCAATCTCGACGGGCTTTTAATATTGAAAAAGATACATTATTAAATAACTTTCCCCTGGAATTTTTTGACATTTACTTTCCTGGCGAAGGTAAGAAATTACGTAATCCTGACTGTGCTAAACATATAGTCGGTTTTAGCGACGAAGAAGACACCACCAAAGCCACAATTGATTGGATGAGCGACTTAATAAAAGTAGGCTGGCATTTATGTTCAAATACCTAATTATAATCAATCCCTTGGGATTTATGTATGGTAGCGCCGGGGCATTTCTCACACCAGAAAACTTAGTCGGTTGTTCCGGTGCAAAATTCCCCCCAGAAGCAGCGACCCTATCAGGCTTAATGTTTAGCGTCAACAAAACCACCCAACAATTTACCCAAGCAGACCTCAATCAAAACCTCCACATTGCCGGACCATTTTGGGCTAAATCAGCAGAAAAACAAAACTTTTATATCCCCATACCTTGGAGTAAAATTATTGCTAAAAAAGAAGTAGATGAATGGCAAATACAAGATAAACAATGGCATTTAAAAAATAAAACTGAAAAACTCAGACCTGATTATAGTTGGCAAACCATCAATTCTTGGGGAAACACCGCCGAACAACTCAAATCTAATCAAACAATTTCTGAAAACCCTTGGAAATTCGTTCCCTTCCTTCATCCCAAAATCAAAACATCTGAACGTTGCGTACAAGACCCAGACGGGTTATTTCTAGAAAACTCAGTTCAGATGTCAGACGACACCTGTTTAATATACCTTTCAACCCATCCCATAGAAACAGGTTGGTATCGGTTTGGCGGAGAAAATCACATAGTAGAAATCGAGTCTCAAGAAATCAAAAATAAGAGAGTCTTAGAACTATTAAACCAGCCGATAAAAAACACCTTCGCCTTAATTACACCAGCAATATGGGGTTCAAATCGCTTATCTTACCGCCATCCACAACAGGAAAGCTTCCCCAAACCCGTACAAATGCTCACAGATAAACCCGTACCCTATCGTTACCGCGCCAAAGGAAACTTAGGAAGAGGACGTTATGCAGTTCCCGCCGGTAGCGTCTACGTTCTCGAAACCCCATTAAACCAACCCTGGTGTAACTGGGATGAAAACTGGTTTCCCAAAGAAGGTTATAGCCTCAAACGATTAGGAAGCGGCTTATGTTTACCAATAGAAATTAAAGGAGTTACCGAAAATGTATAAAAAAGCCTATGGCATAATAGAAACCTTAGCACCACTCCACGTAGGTGCAACAGCCGGAGAAGAAAGCGGTAACTTAAACTTAATTTTCCGCGACCAATTTACCCAAACCGGGATTATTCCTGGTAGTTCAATTCGTGGTCGCCTGCGTTCAGAAATGCGCCAAATCAACGGTGAAAGCGATTCAAATTATTGGTATGGTAATAACGAACCAGGCTCAGAAGAAACAGAAATTAATAACGAGTCCATCATCAAATTTGAATACGCATCCATACTGTGGATACCCGTATTTTGTCCAGGACAACCAATCGTTTGGGTAACAAGTCCGCGCCTACTGCAACGTTACCAAAGAATAGCCGGAGACAGCAAACTCAAAGCCACAGAAATTCCCGACCCCTACACAGGTTCAAACAACTTAAAAGCGCGGGACTCAAAAGGTAAAAAAACCTTATTTTTCAACTTAGGATTTTTAACCATCAACAAAACCGAAAATTTATCCCCGTGGTTTCCCGACGGAAAACAAAAGCCTTCAGTCATAGTAGATGATAGTGATATAGCCATGATTCATGACATGGCATTATATCGCCAAAGCCGAGTCAGATTAAAACTCGATGAAAAAATAGTTGATGGTGGCGGCTTCTTTAACACCGAAGCCTTACCAGAAGGAACCATATTAATATTTCCCATAGCCATCAAACAAGATAAATCAGGAAAAAAATGGCAACCCTTCAACGATAATTCCAGCACAGATATTTATCTTGGTGGCTTAGAGTCCATCGGCTTTGGACACTGTAACCTCACCCTAAATCAGCTTTAATATATTTCCCATCTTTCTTCCTTTGCGCCTAACGCACTTCGTGCTTCGCTTCGCTGATGCGCCTACCCTACGGGAACGCCTAATACCAATTTAATATAAAGATGCATAAATAGAATTTAACCATAAATCCAGTTCCCCTCCTCGCTTGCGGGGAGGGGTTAGGGGTGGGGTCGAAATAATATGCAGCCTCACAAATAATTGGTATAACGGCGAATGCGTGAAACAAACTTCAACACAAAAAATATGACTTGGAAATCTTACGACTTAGACCAAAAAGCCCAAAGCTTAGTCCTCAAACATCGTGACAAAAAAGGAGTTATTGGTCAATCGCACAAAATGCGAATTACCGTCGCTTACGGCTTAGAAAGATTTTGGGGAGAACAACTCAGACTCTTAGAAAAAGAACAAACCAAAGGCGAATACTGGCGCGACACCTGGAAAGAGTTCGCCAAAATCATGGGATTTGCAGGAATCAAACTTCCGCAAGACGATGTTAACAATGGTGACACCGAGAAAATTGAACAAATAGCCACCCAATTATGGTCACTCCCCATTGAAGACCAAAGAATATGTTTAGCCGTTCTCACGCAATTTTGTGACAGCTTAGTGTGGTGGACTCAACGCTATAAAAAATCTGGAGTTACTGATGATCAATATTAGAGAAATCCCCTTAATGTTTCAAGCCCAAATCTCAGGGCGCGGTCAAATTCAATATATCGCAGAAAAAGAACAGGCTAAGAGATGGGCTGATGAATGGGTAGAAGGCGTATCCACAGAAGCACCCCAATTTAAGAATAATATTCAAACCAAAGAATATAAAATTACCTGGCGCTTTATTTCCAATAGCGGTCAAGACGAAAACATCACTCGCCCAGTCATCGCTGCTAAAGGTTTTCCCTATTACCCAGGCGCAAGTATGAAAGGCGCATTTTTACGCGCTTGTACTCTAGAACAAAGAGAAAAATACTGTGGTAACGATACCAAACCGGGACTTCTCCGCTTTCATGGTGGGTATCCCCAAGACGCGACTTGGTGTGAAGAAGCTTTAGTAGATATTGTCCATCCTCAAGAAAATTGGCAAGTTAAAAATAACGGTAGCCATTCAGCTTTTGTGCAGATATCTCTATATCAACCTACATTAATATTTGGCATTTCCAACACTAGAGAAATAGCCGCCAGTGAATGGGAGATAATTTGGAATATCTGGGATAAAGCCATAGAAAAAGGTATAGGTTCCAGAGTTAGCGCTGGTTACGGTCAACCGATAAATCACCCAGAAACTAAATTAGTCGCTTTCTATTTACAAGGACAAGGTTTAGCTTCTCTATTAGCCGATGGAACCGGAGAATTTCGCCCGAATATGTTTAAAGCCGCCTTACGCGGTCACACTCTGCGATTATTTAGCGGCGTTACCGATGAAAACACAGCCGAAGAATTAACCAAGGAACTTTGGGGAGGTTTCGCAGGAAATAATGGCGCTATTCTTGGTCAGTTAGGAATTGCTTTTAATGCTGTAGATTTAGAAATGGGTGAGTATCGCTATGGTAGAAATACTATGCCTACTTATGAATTAAATGCAGGAACTCTGAATATTCTCTGCATGAAGAACTTTTCACCAGAATATCAAGCCGAATTGAAGAAATTAGCCATACAAATTTTCAAATTTACCATGCTGCTTGGTGGTTTTGGTAAATCGTGGCGACGCATTGACCATAGAAAGTTTTTTCCAGATTATGAGAAACACTTGATAGGCTGTCATTGGGAATTTAACAAGCAATTATTCCCAGTTAGTAAACCCAGCCATGTGACGAGTATTCTCAATGGTATTCACGCCAGTTTAAATAATTGGTTGCAAATCAAAGGTAAACAACCCAGTAGTAAAATTAGTTCATGGCGCGAAACCTTCCACCGGCAAAAAATGCAAGTTTGGGGACGCATAGCGGAAGATGATGAAGATAGTTTAGCTGTGCTGTGGTTTCACGATAATTACCAAGGAAACCAAACAATTAAAGGTTCTAGCCTGACTGGCAAAATCGGACAAATTGGCAGAATTTGGCATCGAATGTACCCCTGTTACATCAGAACTCAAGAAGGTCAAATGAAGCGCAAAGGGCGAGAATTTATAGAATTGCTCACAATTTTCCCCAATAAATTAGACGCGCAAACGCAAGAATTTTTAGAGTTTTTACCAAGCAGTAATTTTACTAAACTTTGGGGTGAATAAATATAGCATTTCCTAGTCTAATAAAGTACAAAATTATCTGCGTCCATCTGCGTCCATCTGCGTTTAATTATTACTGCTTGTACCTCACTTGAATGGAAATTGCTATATGAGTATTTGGATTTTGACAACGGGTAATAGTGATGTCATCCTCAAGCATAAAAAAAATTGGGGTAATTTCTACGGTGAAGTTAGTTATGATTTAGAGTGTACAGGTTTTGCGTCTCCAGTTCCTAAAGATGCGTATAACAGCAGTGCTGGCTATACAGTACCCGCTAGAGTTTTAGGTTATGCTTATAGTAATCAACCAGAGTCTTTTGATTTGGATTTAAGTTTTCCGCTCATGGATACTTATAGACAATATTTTCAAGAGAAAAAGATTAAGCTGGAAAGAATTATTATTTTACTCACTGACCAAGATAGGATATTTAAAGAAGACCAAAGAATGTATGAAAAATGTCCTTATTGGCAAGATACCTGCACACTTAAACCTTTGCTAGAGTGGTATTTGAAAGATTTTAATGTTCCGCTAGAGTTTATATCTTTAACACCAGCTACCGGAAATCAAGGTATTGAAAATTGGAATCAAACTCTTTCCTTGGTAACGGAAACATTCACAAATTTAGATTATAATCCTTTAAAAACTGTATACGTTAGCCATCAAGCCGGAACACCTGCAATATCTTCTGCGGTGCAATTTGTCAGTTTAGGTAAGTTTAATAAGGTTGAATTTTTAGTCAGTAATGAATATTTTGATGATAGTTATCAGCAGAAATCTCAAGCTGAGGTGATAAAGTGTTCTAATTATTGGCGCGGAATGCAG encodes:
- a CDS encoding Cas10/Cmr2 second palm domain-containing protein; translation: MHLQKPGKLTKYTAITFAPVQGFIEKSRKLRDLYGASLILSYLSQQLVKAAAKSTQVISPALASVQKGTPNRILIKGEFSEEQLKQTLSSTWNRLLQECRQWIEAKVPDTYHWEREWTHWGNHTWEIFWGSGDSILDAMKDLETRKLSRNWTAVNWIGESSSITGTDAIAFPGLGAETRNPNNRKWTDEKAEIKTFYHRLACVLENLPPDGKPEGKFFALNEKLSIPELVKRLVTLPEIANRLGMENLVESFSEIYRRPEIKHQQGAGRWTGWFMADGDKVGEHLQSLAKKPNGDEEIHKFSQAMRDWGKDFSKEFPPDIGRVIYAGGDDFLGVIFSDKDKAPITLQDAFQWLITIPQQWQQHKQNIGLSLGLVWAAHSVPQRDILQHCRQAEKVAKNSGRARATIRIVFNSGQYVQWTCPWDYLDILTKYQDREKQKNWSHIYQDFAQLQSRRAFNIEKDTLLNNFPLEFFDIYFPGEGKKLRNPDCAKHIVGFSDEEDTTKATIDWMSDLIKVGWHLCSNT
- a CDS encoding type III-B CRISPR module-associated protein Cmr3 → MFKYLIIINPLGFMYGSAGAFLTPENLVGCSGAKFPPEAATLSGLMFSVNKTTQQFTQADLNQNLHIAGPFWAKSAEKQNFYIPIPWSKIIAKKEVDEWQIQDKQWHLKNKTEKLRPDYSWQTINSWGNTAEQLKSNQTISENPWKFVPFLHPKIKTSERCVQDPDGLFLENSVQMSDDTCLIYLSTHPIETGWYRFGGENHIVEIESQEIKNKRVLELLNQPIKNTFALITPAIWGSNRLSYRHPQQESFPKPVQMLTDKPVPYRYRAKGNLGRGRYAVPAGSVYVLETPLNQPWCNWDENWFPKEGYSLKRLGSGLCLPIEIKGVTENV
- the cmr4 gene encoding type III-B CRISPR module RAMP protein Cmr4 — translated: MYKKAYGIIETLAPLHVGATAGEESGNLNLIFRDQFTQTGIIPGSSIRGRLRSEMRQINGESDSNYWYGNNEPGSEETEINNESIIKFEYASILWIPVFCPGQPIVWVTSPRLLQRYQRIAGDSKLKATEIPDPYTGSNNLKARDSKGKKTLFFNLGFLTINKTENLSPWFPDGKQKPSVIVDDSDIAMIHDMALYRQSRVRLKLDEKIVDGGGFFNTEALPEGTILIFPIAIKQDKSGKKWQPFNDNSSTDIYLGGLESIGFGHCNLTLNQL